One part of the Lapillicoccus jejuensis genome encodes these proteins:
- a CDS encoding DUF58 domain-containing protein: protein MPGAAERLRASVGPRVAPVRDATRVVWEPVLTVLRWVSPVGWTVLGLGLAAWWIGARFEWPELLIVATTALLLVGLCVLLALGAVRLDIDVHLAQRRVTVGDSASGSLRVRNASRASVLPVPLTVEVPIGAALWQMRLGRVARGQVVEDSFEANTTRRGVVRVGPATSVQGDPLGLVRRTVHWNDSQELFVHPRTVPLAHMGAGLLRDLEGSVTQDQSRSDMEFHTLREFTPGDDRRHIAWRATARTGHLGNRRMGSLLVRQFLDTRRSHVTVVVDSDLGAYDESRPIMRPVAPSDPDRTSGALAATAPMDLSEDFETAISAGASIVVRAILDEMDATLVVGDHRVTKAAAPRYLDELSRAEPAPVSLLRAATSAVELAPDTSTVFLVTGPHRPFLEIRRALGQFPPEVRAVAVVVDPRGAGGLQRGDGLAFLSLRSLSDLRPLVQAGLHG from the coding sequence ATGCCCGGCGCGGCCGAGCGGCTGCGCGCCTCGGTCGGCCCGCGGGTCGCGCCGGTCCGCGACGCCACCCGGGTCGTCTGGGAGCCCGTCCTCACCGTCCTGCGCTGGGTCAGCCCGGTGGGCTGGACCGTCCTCGGGCTGGGCCTGGCCGCGTGGTGGATCGGGGCCCGCTTCGAGTGGCCCGAGCTCCTGATCGTCGCGACGACCGCGCTGCTGCTCGTCGGGCTCTGCGTCCTCCTCGCGCTCGGCGCGGTGCGGCTCGACATCGACGTGCACCTGGCCCAGCGCCGCGTGACCGTGGGCGACTCCGCGTCCGGGTCGCTGCGCGTGCGCAACGCCTCGCGCGCCTCGGTCCTGCCGGTGCCGCTCACCGTCGAGGTGCCGATCGGGGCCGCGCTGTGGCAGATGCGGCTCGGCCGGGTCGCCCGCGGCCAGGTCGTCGAGGACTCCTTCGAGGCCAACACGACCCGCCGCGGCGTCGTCCGCGTCGGCCCGGCCACGAGCGTGCAGGGCGACCCGCTCGGCCTGGTGCGCCGCACCGTGCACTGGAACGACAGCCAGGAGCTCTTCGTCCACCCGCGCACCGTCCCGCTGGCGCACATGGGCGCCGGTCTGCTGCGCGACCTCGAGGGCTCGGTCACGCAGGACCAGTCGCGCAGCGACATGGAGTTCCACACGCTGCGCGAGTTCACCCCCGGCGACGACCGCCGCCACATCGCCTGGCGCGCCACGGCGCGGACCGGCCACCTCGGGAACCGCCGGATGGGCTCGCTGCTCGTGCGCCAGTTCCTCGACACCCGCCGCTCGCACGTCACCGTCGTCGTCGACAGCGACCTCGGGGCGTACGACGAGTCGCGGCCGATCATGCGCCCGGTCGCCCCGAGCGACCCGGACCGGACCAGCGGCGCGCTCGCGGCCACCGCGCCGATGGACCTCAGCGAGGACTTCGAGACGGCGATCTCGGCCGGGGCCTCGATCGTCGTGCGCGCGATCCTCGACGAGATGGACGCGACCCTCGTCGTCGGCGACCACCGGGTCACCAAGGCCGCCGCGCCGCGCTACCTCGACGAGCTGTCCCGCGCCGAGCCCGCCCCCGTCTCGCTGCTGCGCGCCGCGACCTCCGCCGTCGAGCTCGCGCCCGACACGAGCACCGTCTTCCTCGTCACCGGCCCGCACCGGCCGTTCCTCGAGATCCGCCGGGCCCTCGGCCAGTTCCCCCCGGAGGTGCGCGCGGTCGCCGTCGTCGTCGACCCGCGCGGCGCCGGCGGGCTGCAGCGCGGTGACGGCCTCGCCTTCCTCTCACTGCGCTCGCTCTCCGACCTCCGCCCCCTCGTCCAGGCAGGACTGCACGGATGA
- a CDS encoding transglutaminase-like domain-containing protein: MTSPFQAPPEHLLRREPTAREKAAARLRALRPGAARLVDAGFAAALVLVALLGLRTTYDGWLWLVPGVVGLVLGVVVTHAVLAWRLPGIVAALVLTVLYALLGGAVATRDDLLWGFLPTGATVTELARTAVLGWKQLLTSLPPIDSRGPLMALPLVLGLVGGALAYGPAARWRLPAAAVPVPLALLTVSLLLGTPEPAGVLVMGLGSGLLLVGWVALRGRFARPSVDHGTVGTDRTAATWRVATTGVLLLLAGTGGWLLGPGLPGDDGSRTIWRTALVPPYDVSQLPSPLAGFRKYTQPNPAKLYDRTLFTVSGLPAGTPVRLATLDSYDGSVWGAGTAAADAGDGSGEGPGAAGGATGDGATFQRVGSHIAASGDGTARTVTVSIPDRGWSDVWLPTVGTVTGVRFAGDGADGLADDLRFNVDTGTGIVPAGLQGGDRYTLEADVPATPTTLPKDLDVASGSIIDTQAVGFADDKVATWTANLTSPWQRFTAVARAMSSDGAYTDGGTPGSYQNVFLPGHSLSRMTRFFKSSQLAGDDEQYASALALVGNRIGVPTRVVLGAIPTRAAADGSLPVTGKDVHAWVEVQTEDGGWFPVLPQDFVPNRNKQPQQQQQRSEEKKVGAQVPPPVSANPPSVLQGPDQSQNSTQVKKPTKPNPLDPSQWPSWMRWLVVGVGGPVLVLGLAYLALRLAKRRRGRRRRTRGSMPERVAGAWAEVVDTAQDLGMPLAPRLTRLEQATVLDALLATPGRGIPRSLSGAALAAGATSTEQGAVLREQTRREVRQRAAGEGPLPSLRPLADTTNGLVFAAADPTPEQVDAVWVQVRDVTRRLRRRASRRQRLRSDVSLGGLRKDRRATRAPSAGTASRGALGGLTGLRARRGGEGGATA; the protein is encoded by the coding sequence ATGACCTCACCGTTCCAGGCCCCCCCGGAGCACCTGCTGCGCCGGGAGCCGACCGCCCGCGAGAAGGCCGCCGCCCGGCTGCGCGCGCTGCGGCCCGGCGCCGCCCGGCTCGTCGACGCCGGCTTCGCCGCCGCGCTCGTCCTCGTCGCGCTGCTCGGCCTGCGCACGACGTACGACGGCTGGCTGTGGCTGGTCCCCGGCGTGGTCGGGCTCGTCCTCGGGGTCGTCGTCACCCACGCGGTGCTCGCGTGGCGCCTGCCCGGGATCGTCGCCGCCCTCGTGCTCACCGTCCTCTACGCCCTGCTCGGCGGCGCCGTCGCGACCCGCGACGACCTGCTGTGGGGGTTCCTGCCCACCGGGGCCACCGTCACCGAGCTGGCCCGCACCGCCGTCCTCGGCTGGAAGCAGCTGCTCACCTCGCTCCCGCCCATCGACTCGCGCGGCCCCCTCATGGCGCTGCCGCTCGTCCTCGGTCTCGTCGGCGGCGCCCTCGCCTACGGGCCCGCCGCGCGGTGGCGGCTGCCCGCCGCCGCCGTGCCGGTCCCGCTCGCGCTGCTGACCGTCAGCCTGCTCCTCGGCACCCCGGAGCCCGCCGGGGTCCTCGTCATGGGCCTCGGCTCCGGCCTCCTGCTCGTCGGCTGGGTCGCGCTGCGCGGCCGGTTCGCCCGGCCCTCGGTCGACCACGGCACGGTCGGCACCGACCGCACCGCGGCCACCTGGCGGGTGGCGACCACCGGCGTCCTGCTCCTGCTCGCCGGCACGGGGGGCTGGCTGCTCGGGCCGGGCCTGCCCGGCGACGACGGCAGCCGCACCATCTGGCGGACGGCCCTCGTGCCGCCGTACGACGTCAGCCAGCTCCCCAGCCCGCTCGCCGGCTTCCGCAAGTACACCCAGCCCAACCCGGCCAAGCTCTACGACCGCACGCTCTTCACCGTCTCGGGGCTGCCGGCCGGCACGCCGGTGCGGCTGGCCACGCTCGACTCGTACGACGGCTCGGTGTGGGGCGCCGGGACCGCCGCGGCCGACGCCGGCGACGGGTCCGGCGAGGGCCCGGGTGCCGCCGGGGGAGCCACCGGGGACGGCGCCACCTTCCAGCGCGTCGGCAGCCACATCGCCGCCTCCGGCGACGGCACCGCGCGCACCGTCACGGTGAGCATCCCCGACCGCGGCTGGTCCGACGTGTGGCTGCCCACGGTCGGCACGGTGACCGGCGTCCGGTTCGCCGGCGACGGCGCCGACGGGCTCGCCGACGACCTGCGCTTCAACGTCGACACCGGCACCGGCATCGTCCCGGCAGGCCTGCAGGGCGGCGACCGCTACACCCTCGAGGCCGACGTCCCGGCGACCCCGACCACCCTCCCGAAGGACCTCGACGTCGCGAGCGGCAGCATCATCGACACCCAGGCGGTCGGGTTCGCCGACGACAAGGTGGCGACCTGGACGGCGAACCTCACCTCGCCGTGGCAGCGGTTCACCGCCGTCGCGCGGGCGATGTCGTCGGACGGCGCGTACACCGACGGCGGCACCCCCGGCAGCTACCAGAACGTCTTCCTCCCGGGCCACAGCCTCAGCCGGATGACCCGGTTCTTCAAGTCCAGTCAGCTCGCCGGCGACGACGAGCAGTACGCCTCGGCCCTCGCCCTCGTCGGCAACCGGATCGGGGTGCCGACCCGCGTCGTGCTCGGGGCGATCCCGACGCGGGCGGCCGCCGACGGCTCGCTGCCCGTGACGGGCAAGGACGTGCACGCCTGGGTCGAGGTGCAGACCGAGGACGGCGGCTGGTTCCCCGTCCTGCCGCAGGACTTCGTCCCGAACCGGAACAAGCAGCCGCAGCAGCAGCAGCAGCGCAGCGAGGAGAAGAAGGTCGGCGCGCAGGTCCCGCCGCCGGTCTCGGCCAACCCGCCGAGCGTCCTGCAGGGACCCGACCAGTCGCAGAACTCGACCCAGGTCAAGAAGCCGACCAAGCCCAACCCGCTCGACCCGTCGCAGTGGCCGTCGTGGATGCGGTGGCTCGTCGTCGGGGTCGGGGGACCCGTCCTCGTGCTCGGGCTGGCCTACCTCGCGCTGCGCCTGGCCAAGCGCCGCCGCGGGAGGCGGCGCCGGACCCGCGGGTCGATGCCGGAGCGGGTCGCCGGCGCCTGGGCCGAGGTCGTCGACACCGCCCAGGACCTCGGCATGCCGCTCGCGCCGCGGCTCACCCGGCTCGAGCAGGCCACCGTCCTCGACGCGCTGCTCGCGACGCCCGGTCGGGGCATCCCGAGGTCGCTGTCCGGCGCGGCCCTCGCCGCGGGCGCGACCTCCACCGAGCAGGGCGCCGTCCTGCGCGAGCAGACCCGCCGCGAGGTGCGGCAGCGGGCGGCCGGCGAGGGCCCCCTGCCCTCGCTGCGGCCGCTGGCCGACACGACGAACGGCCTCGTCTTCGCGGCGGCGGACCCGACACCGGAGCAGGTCGACGCCGTGTGGGTGCAGGTGCGCGACGTGACCCGGCGGCTGCGCCGCCGCGCGTCCCGGCGTCAGCGGCTGCGCAGCGACGTCAGCCTCGGAGGGCTGCGCAAGGACCGCCGGGCCACCCGGGCGCCGTCGGCGGGCACCGCGTCCCGCGGCGCGCTGGGCGGGCTCACCGGTCTGCGCGCCCGGCGCGGCGGCGAGGGCGGGGCGACGGCGTGA